The nucleotide sequence GCCAACGTGGTGGTGCCGGTGGGCATCGCGCAGGACGCGGTCGCCACCGCGCTCGCGCAGTCGCCGCGCACGCTGGCGCCCTACGTGGCCGAGCTCGAACGGCGGCGCGACACGCTGCTCGACGAGCTGCGCGGCCTGCCCGTGGGCGTGCCGGCCGGCGGCTGGTCGATGCTGCTGCGCGCCAGCGACTTCGGCATCGACGGCCAGACGCTCTCCGAGCGGCTGCTGAAGGCGCGCGTCTGCGCCACCGCCATGCAGGGCTGGGGCGAGACGCATGGCGCGCAGTACCTGCGCTTCGTGTTCTCGAACGAGCCGGTGGAACGGCTGCGCGGCCTCGGCGACAAGGTGCGCGCGGCGCTCGGGGCCTAGGGCCACTCCGCGGGGTGGCTGCCCGGCGGCATCGAGGGCCGCGGCCAGGCGGCCGGCGTGAGCGCGAGCAGCGCGCTGTGGCGCAGGCCCGCGAGCTCGCCAAAGCCCGAGGGCTCGGTTTCCACATAGGGCGCGATATCGGGCCTGGCCGTGGCGAGCCCGCCGGGCACGCGGCCGAGTCCGCGCAGCCAGTGGCCGGTCTGCGCGAGCGACACGCGCACCACCCAACTGCCGCCCTCGCGCTGCTGGCGATGCAGCGCGGCGGCCGCGCCGAAGGCGATCAGGTAGCCCGTGGCCTCGTCGAGGATCTGCATCGGCAGCGGCTTCGGCTTGCCGTCGCCGGCCGCCTCGCCCTCGGCCTGGTTGAAGCCCATGGCGGTCTGCACCAGCGAATCGAAGCCGCGTCGGCCGGCCCACGGGCCCTGCGTGCCATAGGCCGTGAGCGAGACGCAGACGATGCCTGGCCGCAGCGCCGCGAGCTGCGCCGGCCCGAAACCCAATTCCTCGAGGCCGCCGGGCCGGTAGCCCTGCACGAACACATGCGCATCCCCGGCCAGCCGACGCAGTGCCGCCTGTCCTTCGTCGGTACGCAAGTCCACATGCGTCGACAGCTTGCCGCGGCTGGTGTCGGCGATGGCCTCGATATTGGGCAGCCGCGGCGAGTTGACCAGCAGCACGTCGGCCCCGTAGGCCGCGAGCGCGCGGCCGCCGACCGGGCCGGCCAGGATGCGCGTGAGGTCGAGCACGCGCAGGCCCGCGAGCGGCCGCTGGTCCTCGCGCAGCGGCGGCAGCGCGAGCGGTGCCGCATCGCCGATGCGCTCGATGGTGAACAGCGGCTGCGCGGCGATCGCGCGGCCCTGCGGCGTGGCATCCCATTCGTCGAAGCGGCGCAGCGCGGTGGCCACCAGCCCGCGCGCGGCGGCGGCTTCCTCGAAGTCGAGCGCACGCCAGCCGGCCAGCGCGGCTTCGGCATCGGCGCGCACGGCCGTCGCGGGATCGAGG is from Variovorax paradoxus and encodes:
- a CDS encoding CoA transferase; amino-acid sequence: MSASEILHDLWRQAGLPADALPLARLTGADPVLPSSFAVGAAAQGSIAAAALAACELGHARGVPRQAVAVDMRHAALECTGWFSLDGRVPELWDAFSGLYRTADGWVRIHANFAHHREGALRLLGLDPATAVRADAEAALAGWRALDFEEAAAARGLVATALRRFDEWDATPQGRAIAAQPLFTIERIGDAAPLALPPLREDQRPLAGLRVLDLTRILAGPVGGRALAAYGADVLLVNSPRLPNIEAIADTSRGKLSTHVDLRTDEGQAALRRLAGDAHVFVQGYRPGGLEELGFGPAQLAALRPGIVCVSLTAYGTQGPWAGRRGFDSLVQTAMGFNQAEGEAAGDGKPKPLPMQILDEATGYLIAFGAAAALHRQQREGGSWVVRVSLAQTGHWLRGLGRVPGGLATARPDIAPYVETEPSGFGELAGLRHSALLALTPAAWPRPSMPPGSHPAEWP